The Cyprinus carpio isolate SPL01 chromosome A5, ASM1834038v1, whole genome shotgun sequence genome has a segment encoding these proteins:
- the LOC109106146 gene encoding prolactin receptor-like, producing the protein MWRDAEQALTLMWLLSWISHSMCHSSPGRPRITRCRSPEKETFTCWWEPGSTGGLPTSYQLYYRKESSLEVFECPDYHKAGNNSCYFDKRHTSIWIIYNITVVASNALGKAYSESVEVDVMDIVQPHPPENVNVTFMQTTNSPYFLVQWQPPHDADTRSGWVTIKYEVRLKIENSGNEEDSNWESYSAGKQLEFSIYSPQPGANYIVQVRCKLDQGLWSEWSPSAFIQIPDNMSDTQNAFMIIAVTLMVIIFLLTAGVLTVKMKPVKHFFLPPVPEPKISGLDTQLLKSGKAEDIFSALITPGYPQIAQRSDHQVEYLVVSDYDEEMDFNGKAHLEFQKGENCLTDTAQKVSQNSIQITLNSSQDVRTTLSEHVYSGAVSSQLSATSGVLGEPQELLPLDCNGLPVKAQDQNTQMSSGSKCEHVSINPAGLMGYVEVDEEKRDQTPLVGEDYSMVTDVISDKILVLQDSIPKQGHKEVKCDKTFKAEETGVVFEPLGYLETLTTFSSGS; encoded by the exons ATGtggagagatgcagagcaggcgCTGACTCTGATGTGGCTCCTCTCTTGGATCTCACACAGCATGT GTCATTCTTCCCCGGGGAGGCCCAGAATAACAAGATGTCGGTCGCCTGAGAAAGAGACTTTTACTTGCTGGTGGGAGCCTGGATCAACAGGTGGATTGCCCACCAGCTACCAGCTGTATTACAGAAAAGAGAG CTCTTTGGAAGTCTTTGAATGTCCGGATTATCATAAGGCAGGGAACAATTCGTGTTATTTTGATAAGCGACACACGTCTATTTGGATCATATACAACATCACAGTGGTGGCCTCCAATGCACTTGGAAAAGCCTATTCGGAATCTGTAGAAGTTGATGTTATGGATATCG TGCAGCCTCACCCTCCAGAGAACGTAAATGTGACTTTCATGCAGACCACGAACAGTCCCTATTTCCTGGTGCAGTGGCAGCCTCCGCATGACGCAGACACACGTTCAGGCTGGGTAACAATCAAATATGAAGTTCGCTTAAAAATTGAGAACAGCGGAAATGAGGAGGACAGCAACTGGGAG TCATATAGTGCTGGAAAACAATTGGAGTTTAGCATCTACAGTCCGCAGCCAGGAGCAAATTACATCGTTCAGGTGCGCTGTAAACTAGACCAAGGCCTCTGGAGTGAATGGAGCCCATCTGCATTCATCCAAATTCCAGACA ATATGTCTGACACACAGAATGCATTTATGATCATTGCTGTCACACTAATGGTCATCATTTTCCTGCTGACTGCAGGAGTGCTGACAGTCAAGATGAAACC GGTGAAGCATTTTTTCCTGCCACCAGTTCCAGAGCCGAAGATCAGTGGCTTAGACACTCAGCTCCTTAAG AGTGGTAAGGCCGAGGATATCTTCAGTGCTCTGATTACTCCGGGATATCCCCAAATAGCCCAGAGATCAGACCATCAAGTGGAGTACCTCGTGGTCTCTGACTATGATGAGGAAATGGATTTTAATGGTAAAGCTCATCTTGAGTTCCAAAAGGGAGAAAACTGTCTCACAGATACTGCACAAAAGGTCTCTCAAAACAGCATCCAGATCACATTGAACAGCAGTCAGGATGTAAGGACAACACTCAGCGAACACGTCTACTCTGGGGCCGTCTCCAGTCAGCTAAGTGCCACCAGCGGTGTCCTTGGAGAGCCTCAAGAACTACTTCCCCTTGATTGCAATGGCTTGCCAGTGAAAGCTCAGGACCAAAACACTCAAATGAGCTCCGGTAGCAAATGTGAGCACGTCAGCATCAACCCTGCTGGACTTATGGGGTACGTTGAGGTTGATGAAGAGAAACGAGATCAGACACCTCTGGTAGGGGAGGACTACAGTATGGTCACTGATGTTATCAGTGATAAAATCCTTGTACTACAAGACAGCATCCCCAAACAGGGTCACAAAGAGGTCAAAtgtgacaaaacatttaaagctgAGGAAACAGGAGTTGTTTTCGAACCTCTGGGATACTTGGAAACCCTGACGACATTTTCAAGTGGATCTTGA
- the LOC109106598 gene encoding selenocysteine insertion sequence-binding protein 2-like isoform X1, producing the protein MEDHLKRAPYKNKTCQSSPEDWFKRRQRSEDSQYAVAPRTNISNSGSHTNKCADLKTRSGLNDDSNKQTGKLLKDNRAEPSSQDKRISRRSKDRGERGTKPSSYPTERAKSAITCISTFEMKLADFPELGDLTPSDPTAASLHQEPSVCAAAVMPAECLSSPAPICKNVPKRRTKSAQQVPSSGKCDMPSAITADRESAVSNPTGSSAQSWANIASQPPRVIQKSPKANRLSEEDLTTQPVEQTEKKKRKKKKKSKTASENAEETLEEHLIQQEPPKFEDEEEFPDLSHASELKGHSVAQKEGLSLRKSTTHASASSDTKKTQQTSQKKSKVPVQLDLGNMLTVLEQKQQSQKSKQDQRPLTLSVGGALPAVHKEPSVQKKPWQQEKTPHNPLDSTCPLVKKGKQREVPKAKKPTPLKRVILREREERKQNRLLEERDPARVATEAGENETSTSENPSETSLADHDQHLHTMKLLSDIDEKPGLVGTEESESGRPGSPSHQELDDSVSENATLKSWNPNSNPNLPKIHSRKFRDYCNQVLRKDVDECVSSLLKELVRFQDRLFQKDPMKARMKRRLVMGLREVLKHLKLRKVKCVIISPNCERIQSKGGLDEALHTIIDTCRDQGIPFVFALSRKALGRCVNKAVPVSLVGIFNYDGAQDHYHKMIELSADARKAYEVMIANLEAASPEEEEEQQEVEPSREPSGTEEPEYIKIWKKMLEKDYNHPFLNFEDQFSSISIGSEQLLDDHEGS; encoded by the exons ATGGAGGAccatttaaaaag AGCTCCATATAAAAACAAGACATGCCAGTCATCACCCGAGGACTGGTTCAAGAGGAGGCAGAGATCCGAAGACAGTCAGTATGCCGTGGCACCAAGGACAAACATCTCCAACAGCGGCTCTCACACCAACAAGTGCGCTGATCTCAAAACCCGCAGTGGTCtaaatgatgattcaaacaagCAAACTGGAAAG TTATTGAAAGACAACAGAGCTGAGCCTTCCTCTCAGGACAAAAGGATCAGCAGGAGATCAAAAGACAGAG GTGAGAGAGGGACCAAACCTTCTTCATACCCCACAGAGAGAGCCAAATCAGCCATTACATGTATTAGcacatttgaaatgaaacttGCCGATTTCCCTGAATTGGGTGATCTCACACCCAGCGACCCGACAGCAGCTTCCCTGCACCAGGAACCGTCGGTATGTGCTGCTGCAGTCATGCCAGCAGAGTGTCTCAGTTCACCAGCACCCATTTGTAAG AATGTACCAAAACGAAGAACCAAGTCGGCACAGCAAGTCCCGTCCAGTGGAAAGTGTGACATGCCGTCAGCTATCACAGCAG ATCGGGAAAGTGCAGTATCCAATCCCACCGGATCTTCTGCTCAGTCCTGGGCAAACATTGCTTCTCAGCCTCCCAGAGTCATCCAGAAAAGCCCCAAAGCCAACAGATTGTCTGAG GAGGATTTAACTACACAGCCAGTTGAGCagacagagaagaagaagaggaagaaaaagaagaaatccaAAACCGCATCTGAGAACGCAGAGGAGACACTAGAGGAGCATCTGATACAGCAGGAGCCTCCAAAGTTTGAG gatgaAGAGGAGTTTCCAGACCTGTCTCATGCATCT GAACTCAAAGGACATTCAGTAGCACAAAAAGAGGGATTGTCCCTACGTAAATCCACTACACACGCTTCTGCCTCCAGTGACACTAAGAAAACACAG CAGACTAGTCAGAAGAAGTCAAAAGTTCCTGTACAGCTTGACCTTGGAAACATGCTGACCGTTCTTGAGCAGAAACAACAGTCACAAAAGTCCAAACAAGACCAGCGACCACTGACACTTTCAG TTGGAGGAGCTCTGCCTGCAGTCCACAAAGAACCTTCAGTTCAGAAAAAGCCATGGCAGCAAGAGAAGACACCGCACAACCCGCTGGACTCCACCTGTCCATTAGTGAAGAAGGGAAAGCAGCGAGAAGTTCCCAAGGCGAAAAAACCAACACCACTCAAAAGA GTCATTCTTCgggagagagaggaaaggaagCAGAACCGCCTGCTGGAGGAGAGAGACCCGGCCCGAGTGGCCACTGAGGCTGGTGAAAACGAAACTAGTACTAGTGAGAATCCTTCTGAAACAAGCCTCGCTGACCATGACCAACATCTTCACACAA TGAAGCTGTTATCAGACATAGATGAGAAGCCCGGACTCGTTGGGACTGAGGAGTCAGAGAGTGGCCGGCCGGGTTCGCCATCTCATCAAGAGTTGGATGACAGCGTGTCAGAAAATGCAACACTAAAATCCTGGAATCCCAATTCCAATCCCAATCTTCCCAAAATCCACAGCAGGAAGTTCAGAGA CTACTGCAACCAGGTGCTTAGAAAAGATGTAGATGAATGTGTGAGCAGCTTACTGAAGGAGCTGGTGAGGTTTCAGGATCGTCTTTTTCAGAAAGACCCCATGAAGGCCAGGATGAAGCGCAGGCTGGTCATGGGCCTACGAGAGGTGCTGAAACACCTCAAACTCAGGAAGGTCAAGTGTGTTATCATCTCGCCCAACTGTGAACGTATTCAGTCCAAAG GCGGTCTAGATGAGGCTCTACACACGATCATCGACACATGCCGGGATCAAGGCATCCCATTTGTGTTTGCCTTGTCACGGAAGGCGCTGGGCCGCTGTGTTAATAAAGCTGTCCCTGTCAGCTTGGTGGGAATCTTTAACTATGATGGCGCACAG GATCACTATCACAAAATGATTGAGTTATCGGCTGATGCCAGGAAGGCCTATGAGGTGATGATTGCAAATCTGGAGGCTGCATCACcggaagaggaggaggagcaaCAGGAGGTGGAGCCATCAAGAGAACCTTCTGGAACTGAAGAGCCAGAGTACA TTAAAATCTGGAAGAAAATGCTGGAAAAAGATTACAACCACCCTTTCCTGAATTTCGAGGACCAGTTCTCATCCATTTCTATTGGTTCAGAGCAGCTGCTGGATGACCATGAAGGAAGTTGA
- the LOC109106598 gene encoding selenocysteine insertion sequence-binding protein 2-like isoform X2: MEDHLKRAPYKNKTCQSSPEDWFKRRQRSEDSQYAVAPRTNISNSGSHTNKCADLKTRSGLNDDSNKQTGKLLKDNRAEPSSQDKRISRRSKDRGERGTKPSSYPTERAKSAITCISTFEMKLADFPELGDLTPSDPTAASLHQEPSVCAAAVMPAECLSSPAPICKNVPKRRTKSAQQVPSSGKCDMPSAITADRESAVSNPTGSSAQSWANIASQPPRVIQKSPKANRLSEEDLTTQPVEQTEKKKRKKKKKSKTASENAEETLEEHLIQQEPPKFEDEEEFPDLSHASELKGHSVAQKEGLSLRKSTTHASASSDTKKTQTSQKKSKVPVQLDLGNMLTVLEQKQQSQKSKQDQRPLTLSVGGALPAVHKEPSVQKKPWQQEKTPHNPLDSTCPLVKKGKQREVPKAKKPTPLKRVILREREERKQNRLLEERDPARVATEAGENETSTSENPSETSLADHDQHLHTMKLLSDIDEKPGLVGTEESESGRPGSPSHQELDDSVSENATLKSWNPNSNPNLPKIHSRKFRDYCNQVLRKDVDECVSSLLKELVRFQDRLFQKDPMKARMKRRLVMGLREVLKHLKLRKVKCVIISPNCERIQSKGGLDEALHTIIDTCRDQGIPFVFALSRKALGRCVNKAVPVSLVGIFNYDGAQDHYHKMIELSADARKAYEVMIANLEAASPEEEEEQQEVEPSREPSGTEEPEYIKIWKKMLEKDYNHPFLNFEDQFSSISIGSEQLLDDHEGS; the protein is encoded by the exons ATGGAGGAccatttaaaaag AGCTCCATATAAAAACAAGACATGCCAGTCATCACCCGAGGACTGGTTCAAGAGGAGGCAGAGATCCGAAGACAGTCAGTATGCCGTGGCACCAAGGACAAACATCTCCAACAGCGGCTCTCACACCAACAAGTGCGCTGATCTCAAAACCCGCAGTGGTCtaaatgatgattcaaacaagCAAACTGGAAAG TTATTGAAAGACAACAGAGCTGAGCCTTCCTCTCAGGACAAAAGGATCAGCAGGAGATCAAAAGACAGAG GTGAGAGAGGGACCAAACCTTCTTCATACCCCACAGAGAGAGCCAAATCAGCCATTACATGTATTAGcacatttgaaatgaaacttGCCGATTTCCCTGAATTGGGTGATCTCACACCCAGCGACCCGACAGCAGCTTCCCTGCACCAGGAACCGTCGGTATGTGCTGCTGCAGTCATGCCAGCAGAGTGTCTCAGTTCACCAGCACCCATTTGTAAG AATGTACCAAAACGAAGAACCAAGTCGGCACAGCAAGTCCCGTCCAGTGGAAAGTGTGACATGCCGTCAGCTATCACAGCAG ATCGGGAAAGTGCAGTATCCAATCCCACCGGATCTTCTGCTCAGTCCTGGGCAAACATTGCTTCTCAGCCTCCCAGAGTCATCCAGAAAAGCCCCAAAGCCAACAGATTGTCTGAG GAGGATTTAACTACACAGCCAGTTGAGCagacagagaagaagaagaggaagaaaaagaagaaatccaAAACCGCATCTGAGAACGCAGAGGAGACACTAGAGGAGCATCTGATACAGCAGGAGCCTCCAAAGTTTGAG gatgaAGAGGAGTTTCCAGACCTGTCTCATGCATCT GAACTCAAAGGACATTCAGTAGCACAAAAAGAGGGATTGTCCCTACGTAAATCCACTACACACGCTTCTGCCTCCAGTGACACTAAGAAAACACAG ACTAGTCAGAAGAAGTCAAAAGTTCCTGTACAGCTTGACCTTGGAAACATGCTGACCGTTCTTGAGCAGAAACAACAGTCACAAAAGTCCAAACAAGACCAGCGACCACTGACACTTTCAG TTGGAGGAGCTCTGCCTGCAGTCCACAAAGAACCTTCAGTTCAGAAAAAGCCATGGCAGCAAGAGAAGACACCGCACAACCCGCTGGACTCCACCTGTCCATTAGTGAAGAAGGGAAAGCAGCGAGAAGTTCCCAAGGCGAAAAAACCAACACCACTCAAAAGA GTCATTCTTCgggagagagaggaaaggaagCAGAACCGCCTGCTGGAGGAGAGAGACCCGGCCCGAGTGGCCACTGAGGCTGGTGAAAACGAAACTAGTACTAGTGAGAATCCTTCTGAAACAAGCCTCGCTGACCATGACCAACATCTTCACACAA TGAAGCTGTTATCAGACATAGATGAGAAGCCCGGACTCGTTGGGACTGAGGAGTCAGAGAGTGGCCGGCCGGGTTCGCCATCTCATCAAGAGTTGGATGACAGCGTGTCAGAAAATGCAACACTAAAATCCTGGAATCCCAATTCCAATCCCAATCTTCCCAAAATCCACAGCAGGAAGTTCAGAGA CTACTGCAACCAGGTGCTTAGAAAAGATGTAGATGAATGTGTGAGCAGCTTACTGAAGGAGCTGGTGAGGTTTCAGGATCGTCTTTTTCAGAAAGACCCCATGAAGGCCAGGATGAAGCGCAGGCTGGTCATGGGCCTACGAGAGGTGCTGAAACACCTCAAACTCAGGAAGGTCAAGTGTGTTATCATCTCGCCCAACTGTGAACGTATTCAGTCCAAAG GCGGTCTAGATGAGGCTCTACACACGATCATCGACACATGCCGGGATCAAGGCATCCCATTTGTGTTTGCCTTGTCACGGAAGGCGCTGGGCCGCTGTGTTAATAAAGCTGTCCCTGTCAGCTTGGTGGGAATCTTTAACTATGATGGCGCACAG GATCACTATCACAAAATGATTGAGTTATCGGCTGATGCCAGGAAGGCCTATGAGGTGATGATTGCAAATCTGGAGGCTGCATCACcggaagaggaggaggagcaaCAGGAGGTGGAGCCATCAAGAGAACCTTCTGGAACTGAAGAGCCAGAGTACA TTAAAATCTGGAAGAAAATGCTGGAAAAAGATTACAACCACCCTTTCCTGAATTTCGAGGACCAGTTCTCATCCATTTCTATTGGTTCAGAGCAGCTGCTGGATGACCATGAAGGAAGTTGA